One genomic region from Anabaena sp. PCC 7108 encodes:
- a CDS encoding MoxR family ATPase, with amino-acid sequence MREKIDALTQNLARTIVGKNEAVRLVLVALLGGGHALLEDVPGVGKTLLAKSLARSLDGKFQRIQCTPDLLPTDITGTNIWNPKSGEFTFLPGPVFANVLLSDEINRATPRTQSALLEVMEEYQVTVDGVSRPVPQPFFVIATQNPIEYQGTFPLPEAQMDRFMLSLSLGYPSESEELQMLQSIQQRLQVDDLQPCITLAEVAQLRRLCSQVQVEPSLQQYILELVRTTRQDEEITLGVSPRGSVALQKATQALAFISGRDYALPDDVKFLAPYVLCHRLIPRGGRNAKTVVERLLRSVPIP; translated from the coding sequence ATGAGAGAAAAAATTGACGCTTTAACGCAAAATCTGGCTCGTACCATTGTTGGCAAAAATGAAGCAGTACGCTTAGTGCTAGTTGCTTTGCTGGGTGGTGGTCATGCCCTACTAGAAGATGTTCCTGGAGTTGGTAAAACCCTGCTGGCCAAATCTCTAGCGCGATCGCTTGATGGTAAATTTCAAAGGATACAATGTACTCCCGATTTACTGCCAACAGACATCACCGGCACTAACATTTGGAACCCAAAAAGCGGCGAATTTACTTTTCTCCCTGGGCCAGTATTTGCCAATGTTCTGCTATCTGATGAAATCAACCGTGCCACCCCACGCACCCAGTCAGCTTTACTGGAAGTAATGGAAGAGTATCAAGTCACAGTTGATGGTGTCTCTCGTCCCGTTCCTCAGCCTTTCTTTGTCATTGCTACCCAGAACCCCATCGAGTACCAAGGCACATTTCCCCTGCCAGAAGCACAAATGGATCGGTTTATGCTGTCTTTGAGTTTGGGCTATCCCTCAGAGTCAGAAGAACTACAAATGTTGCAAAGTATTCAGCAGCGTCTACAAGTTGATGATTTACAACCTTGTATTACCTTGGCAGAAGTTGCTCAGTTACGCCGACTTTGTTCTCAGGTACAAGTGGAACCCTCCTTGCAACAATACATCCTGGAATTAGTGCGGACAACGAGACAGGATGAAGAAATCACTCTCGGCGTTAGTCCTCGTGGTAGTGTGGCATTACAAAAAGCTACCCAAGCACTAGCTTTTATCTCCGGCAGAGATTACGCTCTTCCTGATGATGTCAAGTTTCTCGCGCCTTACGTTCTGTGTCATCGTCTCATTCCTAGAGGTGGACGCAATGCTAAAACTGTAGTTGAGCGATTATTGCGATCTGTGCCGATTCCTTAA
- a CDS encoding bifunctional riboflavin kinase/FAD synthetase, producing the protein MLNLSQNGCSVWVASSTELALTPTAVALGKFDGVHLGHQRVIQPVLQSIGSEEGWGNGEKLPESLPINPADSSTLASPQKRAYSTVVTFDPHPHEFFTGQPRALLTPLDEKVQQLRSLGVEQLVLLPFDKELSALSPEEFVEKILVQQLQCQRISVGQDFCFGKKRTGTAQDLQILAAKYKIPVTIVPIQTDTNDLPANGRSLNITSSEDHRISTSLIRQTLQEGDIQRATRLLGRPYTLTGLVIPGQHLGKTIGFPTANLQLPKDKFLPRQGVYAVRVIILSETSDTPPTQNLGVMNIGNRPTVNGTYCSVEVHLLDWSADLYGKNLVVQLVKFLRPEQKFPSLEALKTQIQLDCTVAREILSTEC; encoded by the coding sequence GTGCTAAATTTGTCTCAAAATGGGTGTTCTGTGTGGGTTGCTTCCTCGACCGAATTGGCTCTGACACCAACTGCTGTTGCGCTTGGAAAATTTGATGGTGTTCATCTTGGTCATCAGAGGGTAATCCAACCAGTTTTGCAGTCAATTGGGAGTGAAGAAGGTTGGGGAAATGGGGAGAAATTACCAGAAAGCTTACCCATTAATCCCGCTGACTCATCAACTCTGGCATCACCCCAAAAACGTGCGTACTCAACAGTTGTCACTTTTGATCCCCATCCACATGAGTTTTTTACAGGCCAACCCCGTGCCTTGTTAACACCGCTGGATGAAAAAGTTCAACAGTTGCGATCGCTTGGGGTAGAACAACTGGTATTATTGCCCTTCGATAAAGAACTATCAGCCCTATCACCTGAAGAATTCGTCGAAAAAATTCTTGTCCAACAACTGCAATGTCAACGAATCAGCGTTGGTCAGGATTTCTGTTTTGGTAAAAAGCGCACGGGAACTGCCCAAGATTTACAAATACTCGCCGCCAAATACAAGATACCCGTAACCATCGTTCCCATCCAAACTGATACAAACGATTTACCCGCAAATGGTAGAAGCCTGAATATTACTTCAAGTGAAGACCATCGCATTAGCACTTCATTAATTCGCCAAACTTTACAAGAAGGTGATATTCAACGGGCCACTCGCTTATTAGGTAGACCTTACACCCTGACAGGATTAGTTATCCCCGGTCAACATTTAGGTAAAACCATCGGCTTTCCTACCGCTAACCTCCAACTACCAAAAGACAAATTTTTACCCCGTCAAGGAGTTTATGCAGTTCGGGTTATCATCCTCAGCGAAACTTCAGATACGCCTCCTACTCAGAACTTAGGTGTAATGAATATCGGCAATCGCCCCACTGTCAACGGTACTTATTGCTCCGTAGAAGTACATTTGTTAGATTGGTCTGCTGATTTATACGGTAAAAACCTAGTTGTGCAACTAGTAAAATTTTTGCGTCCTGAACAAAAATTCCCTTCTCTCGAAGCCCTAAAAACCCAAATTCAACTTGACTGCACCGTAGCCAGAGAAATTTTGAGTACAGAATGCTGA
- a CDS encoding MBL fold metallo-hydrolase, which yields MSRIENQFTVQFWGVRGSIPCPGLKTVRYGGNTPCIAMQAGGKRLIFDCGTGVHVLGQSLLAQMPVEGHIFFTHCHWDHMQGFPFFTPAFIKGNKFNIYGAIAPDGSTIEQRLNDQMLHPNFPVPLQIMQANLNFYNIKAGQPIEIDDIFIETAPLNHPGEAVGYRVNWRGGSAVYITDTEHFPNKLDENVLWLSRDADILIYDSTYTDDEYYSPKSPKIGWGHSTWQEAVKIAQAANVKTLVIYHHDPAHNDDFLDNVGKEAVEKFPGAIMAREGLVLQVPVLDPLTESFPVSKSV from the coding sequence ATGTCTAGGATAGAGAACCAATTTACCGTACAATTTTGGGGCGTCAGGGGCAGCATCCCCTGTCCAGGTCTAAAAACCGTCCGTTACGGGGGTAACACCCCTTGCATAGCAATGCAAGCTGGCGGTAAACGCTTAATTTTTGATTGTGGTACAGGAGTTCATGTTTTGGGGCAATCTTTATTAGCCCAAATGCCCGTAGAAGGCCACATATTCTTTACTCATTGCCACTGGGATCATATGCAGGGGTTCCCTTTCTTTACCCCAGCATTTATCAAAGGTAATAAATTTAATATTTATGGAGCGATCGCACCAGATGGCTCGACAATTGAGCAACGGCTCAATGATCAGATGCTGCATCCCAACTTTCCCGTACCCTTGCAGATCATGCAAGCCAACTTAAATTTTTACAACATTAAAGCGGGGCAACCAATCGAAATCGATGACATTTTCATAGAAACCGCACCTTTAAATCACCCAGGTGAAGCCGTAGGATATAGAGTTAACTGGCGAGGTGGTTCTGCTGTTTACATCACAGATACTGAACATTTTCCCAATAAATTGGATGAAAATGTCCTGTGGCTATCACGGGATGCCGATATCTTGATTTACGACTCCACCTATACAGATGATGAATACTATTCTCCAAAATCACCGAAAATTGGTTGGGGACATTCCACGTGGCAAGAAGCTGTAAAAATAGCACAAGCTGCCAACGTCAAAACCTTGGTGATTTATCACCATGACCCCGCCCACAACGATGATTTTTTAGATAATGTCGGCAAAGAAGCAGTTGAGAAGTTTCCTGGTGCAATCATGGCACGAGAAGGATTAGTACTTCAGGTTCCAGTCTTAGATCCTTTAACAGAATCTTTTCCCGTCAGTAAGTCAGTGTAA
- the surE gene encoding 5'/3'-nucleotidase SurE yields MKLLISNDDGIYAPGIRTLANCLAAAGHEITVVCPDRERSATGHGLTLHQPIRAEMVESLFHPAIKAWACDGTPSDCVKLALWALLDSPPDLVLSGINQGANLGTEILYSGTVSAAMEGVIEGIPSIALSLTSHTHKDFHPAANFAKILVDQLVAEPLPGLMLLNVNIPPIPSEEIAGVTFTRQGVRRYVDVFNKRVDPRGKTYYWLTGEVVEDIEPPTELNLPLNIPTDVQVIRENYISITPLQYNLTYANALQQLSKREFKLP; encoded by the coding sequence ATGAAATTACTAATTAGCAACGATGACGGCATTTACGCACCGGGTATCCGTACCTTAGCTAACTGCTTGGCAGCAGCGGGTCATGAGATTACAGTCGTTTGCCCAGATCGAGAAAGATCAGCAACAGGACACGGACTAACCTTACATCAACCAATTCGCGCCGAAATGGTTGAATCACTTTTTCATCCAGCCATCAAAGCATGGGCTTGTGATGGTACACCTTCCGATTGTGTAAAATTGGCATTATGGGCATTATTAGATTCTCCTCCTGACCTAGTGCTATCAGGCATTAATCAAGGTGCCAATTTAGGAACAGAAATTCTTTACTCTGGAACTGTTTCAGCCGCAATGGAAGGTGTGATCGAAGGCATTCCCAGCATTGCCTTAAGTTTAACCAGTCATACACACAAAGACTTTCACCCAGCTGCGAACTTTGCCAAAATCTTAGTTGATCAACTAGTAGCAGAACCTCTTCCAGGCTTGATGTTGCTGAACGTCAATATTCCTCCCATCCCATCGGAAGAAATTGCAGGTGTCACTTTTACTCGCCAGGGAGTGCGCCGCTACGTTGATGTTTTTAACAAAAGAGTAGATCCACGAGGAAAAACTTACTACTGGTTAACAGGAGAGGTGGTGGAGGACATAGAACCGCCCACAGAGTTGAATTTACCGTTAAACATTCCTACGGATGTCCAGGTTATCCGTGAAAACTACATCAGTATTACCCCATTGCAATACAATCTTACTTATGCCAATGCACTGCAACAATTATCGAAACGGGAATTTAAACTTCCGTAA
- the pheS gene encoding phenylalanine--tRNA ligase subunit alpha — MTSNLEDQLLALRQEGEAAIASADTLERLEELRVNYLGKKGQLGALLRSMGQMSAEERPKIGAIANTVKEAIQNSLDQQRTILESAQIEAQLESETLDVTMPGIYRPQGRIHPLNGIIDQALDIFVGMGYTVAQGSEMETDYYNFEALNTPQDHPARDMQDTFYLPDGNLLRTHTSSVQIRYMEKEEPPIKIVAPGRVYRRDDVDATHSAVFHQIELLAVDEGLTFTDLKGTVKIFLQAMFGDLPIRFRASYFPFTEPSAEVDLQWNGRWLEVMGCGMVDPNVLKSVGYDPEVYSGFAAGFGVERFAMVLHQIDDIRRLYNSDLRFLQQF; from the coding sequence ATGACTAGCAATTTAGAGGATCAACTTTTAGCATTGCGCCAAGAAGGAGAAGCAGCGATCGCATCTGCTGATACCCTGGAACGCCTGGAAGAACTGCGAGTTAACTATTTGGGCAAAAAAGGTCAATTGGGTGCGCTGTTACGCAGCATGGGACAAATGAGTGCGGAGGAGCGTCCCAAAATTGGCGCGATCGCTAATACAGTTAAAGAAGCTATCCAAAACTCTCTTGACCAACAACGCACCATTTTAGAATCTGCTCAAATTGAAGCACAGCTAGAGTCTGAAACTTTAGATGTGACTATGCCCGGTATTTACCGTCCCCAAGGTCGCATTCATCCCCTCAATGGTATCATTGACCAAGCTTTGGATATCTTTGTCGGTATGGGTTACACCGTAGCCCAAGGATCGGAGATGGAAACAGATTACTACAATTTTGAGGCTCTTAATACTCCTCAAGACCATCCAGCCCGTGATATGCAGGATACTTTCTATTTACCAGATGGTAATTTGCTACGGACTCATACTTCATCGGTGCAAATTCGCTACATGGAAAAGGAAGAACCACCGATTAAAATTGTCGCCCCAGGACGAGTTTATCGAAGAGATGATGTAGATGCAACTCACTCGGCAGTTTTCCATCAAATTGAATTGTTAGCTGTTGATGAAGGGCTAACTTTTACAGATTTGAAAGGTACTGTGAAGATATTTTTACAAGCGATGTTTGGTGATTTACCAATTCGTTTCCGTGCTAGTTATTTCCCCTTTACCGAACCTTCTGCGGAAGTTGATTTGCAGTGGAATGGCCGCTGGTTGGAAGTCATGGGTTGCGGTATGGTTGACCCCAATGTACTTAAATCAGTAGGTTATGATCCTGAAGTTTATAGTGGTTTTGCTGCTGGTTTTGGTGTAGAACGTTTTGCAATGGTTTTACATCAAATTGATGATATTCGCCGTTTGTATAATAGCGATTTGCGCTTTTTACAGCAATTTTAA
- a CDS encoding DUF1778 domain-containing protein: MLETSSPKDSRLDLRVTQEQKELLEQAAALKGVSLSAYTLSHLLPIARQEIDSHERLVLSSRDRDLFMSVMENPPQLKGKLKTTLKKFRDKYDK, translated from the coding sequence ATGTTAGAAACCTCTTCACCCAAAGACAGTAGACTTGACTTGAGGGTTACACAAGAGCAAAAAGAACTCTTAGAACAAGCAGCAGCCCTTAAAGGAGTTTCCTTGAGTGCGTATACTCTTTCTCATCTGCTTCCCATTGCTAGACAGGAAATAGATTCTCATGAAAGACTAGTTTTATCAAGTCGTGATAGAGATTTATTTATGTCTGTAATGGAAAATCCTCCACAACTCAAGGGAAAACTCAAAACTACCCTGAAAAAGTTTCGGGATAAATATGACAAATAG
- a CDS encoding ATP-dependent DNA helicase RecQ gives MNISSNTSLKEIKTALKQIWGYDDFRPPQGEIVKSLLSQKDALIIMPTGGGKSICFQLPALLKTGLTLVVSPLVALMENQVEELKQQNQKAALLHSELSTSQRRATLQALEKQQLRLLYLSPETLLSPPVWERLSHPQLQINGIILDEAHCLVQWGDTFRPAYRRLGAVRPALLKSKPPGTKISLAAFTATADPSAQKIISTVLQLQQPDSFKLNPYRNNLHLSIRIAWTPKGRKQQLLKFIQNRLNQTGLIYVRTRKDSEDLAEWLTEIGFNTASYHAGLGATERRAVEASWLGGKIPFVVCTCAFGMGINKSDVRWVIHFHAPHLLSEYVQEMGRAGRDGKPAEALTLISEPTGFLDAEDKQRQQFFQEQMFKQQQKAQQLVKKLPKQGEVTSVTRQFPDAATALSLLHSTGQLQWLDPFHYAISRNSGSQPQMQLQAAKQMSEYLNTKKCRWQFLLNAFGFSQDVGVGSPHPWRCGHCDNCKN, from the coding sequence ATGAATATTTCCAGTAACACTTCATTAAAAGAAATAAAAACAGCATTAAAACAAATCTGGGGTTATGATGATTTTCGTCCACCACAGGGAGAAATTGTCAAGAGTTTATTATCCCAAAAAGACGCATTAATTATTATGCCTACAGGTGGGGGAAAATCAATTTGTTTTCAACTTCCCGCACTGCTAAAAACCGGATTAACTTTAGTAGTTTCTCCCTTAGTAGCACTAATGGAAAACCAAGTTGAAGAACTCAAACAGCAAAATCAAAAAGCAGCACTTTTACATAGTGAATTATCTACATCCCAACGTCGTGCAACTTTGCAAGCTTTAGAAAAACAACAATTAAGATTATTATATTTATCACCAGAAACTTTACTAAGTCCTCCAGTTTGGGAAAGATTATCTCATCCCCAATTACAAATTAATGGAATTATCCTTGATGAAGCTCATTGTTTAGTACAATGGGGTGATACATTTCGTCCAGCTTATCGCAGATTAGGTGCAGTTCGTCCAGCGTTATTAAAATCAAAACCACCAGGAACTAAAATTAGTTTAGCAGCTTTTACAGCAACGGCTGATCCTTCAGCCCAAAAGATTATCTCTACAGTTTTACAATTACAGCAACCTGATAGTTTTAAACTTAATCCTTACCGTAATAATTTACATCTTAGTATTCGTATTGCTTGGACACCAAAAGGAAGAAAACAACAATTATTAAAATTTATTCAAAATCGACTAAATCAAACAGGTTTAATTTATGTCCGCACTCGGAAAGATAGCGAGGATTTAGCCGAGTGGTTAACAGAGATAGGATTTAATACTGCTAGTTATCATGCAGGATTAGGTGCGACAGAAAGACGCGCAGTAGAAGCAAGTTGGTTAGGTGGAAAAATACCCTTTGTAGTGTGTACCTGTGCCTTTGGAATGGGGATTAATAAAAGTGATGTGCGGTGGGTGATTCATTTTCATGCACCACATTTGCTATCTGAATATGTGCAAGAAATGGGACGTGCTGGAAGAGATGGAAAACCAGCAGAAGCGTTAACTTTAATCAGTGAACCGACCGGATTTTTAGATGCTGAAGATAAACAAAGACAGCAGTTTTTTCAAGAACAAATGTTTAAGCAACAACAAAAAGCCCAACAGTTAGTGAAAAAGTTACCAAAACAAGGAGAAGTAACATCTGTAACGCGACAATTTCCTGATGCTGCAACGGCGCTTTCTTTACTTCATAGTACTGGACAATTGCAGTGGCTTGATCCTTTTCATTATGCGATTTCTAGAAACTCTGGAAGTCAGCCACAAATGCAATTACAAGCTGCTAAACAAATGAGTGAATATTTGAATACTAAAAAGTGTCGTTGGCAATTTTTGTTAAATGCTTTTGGTTTTAGTCAAGACGTAGGGGTGGGGTCTCCCCACCCTTGGCGTTGTGGACATTGTGATAATTGCAAAAATTAG
- a CDS encoding ester cyclase: MSTDKTTELPLWVQDREVVLSHDEGVQWREGQKPDYSFTNEYLHKESKYNHPEGSLEAIAQNLVRTFEMEASHKLNPEQWLSIVADKFRMSSNGGQQYTAQEVVKEGTYNLFIVDNQHYCPAAETFESSFELFHKAFPNGFLWELTEVLSGPPNVTFKWRHWGTFTGTYKDYAPTGETIEITGMSIARVTEDVKIESLEHYFDNNAFLQKLTAGGCPFHS; this comes from the coding sequence ATGAGTACCGATAAAACCACGGAATTACCGCTTTGGGTGCAAGATAGAGAAGTAGTGCTATCCCATGATGAGGGTGTACAATGGCGAGAAGGACAAAAGCCAGACTATTCTTTCACTAATGAATATTTGCATAAAGAAAGTAAATACAACCATCCAGAAGGTTCATTAGAAGCGATCGCTCAAAACTTAGTTCGCACCTTTGAAATGGAAGCTTCTCATAAACTGAATCCTGAACAGTGGCTTTCTATTGTTGCAGATAAGTTTAGAATGAGTAGCAACGGCGGACAACAATACACTGCACAAGAAGTTGTTAAGGAAGGAACTTATAACTTATTTATAGTTGACAACCAGCATTATTGTCCTGCGGCTGAAACCTTTGAATCTTCATTTGAATTATTTCACAAAGCCTTTCCTAATGGCTTTTTGTGGGAGTTAACAGAAGTGCTATCTGGACCTCCTAACGTTACCTTTAAATGGCGACATTGGGGAACATTTACTGGCACATATAAAGATTATGCACCCACAGGGGAAACAATAGAAATCACGGGTATGAGTATTGCTCGTGTGACGGAAGATGTAAAAATAGAATCTTTAGAGCATTATTTTGATAATAATGCCTTTTTGCAAAAATTAACCGCAGGTGGTTGTCCATTTCATTCTTAA
- a CDS encoding GNAT family N-acetyltransferase — protein MQLQIQLNRGTDNSPVNANLIELSQKHIHDYENLWREQLRVFQAEDKFWDWLFKLGYITKQDNQEGYALESEGCTQGLMMMETQLHGSRSAIGQRLVYIQYITSAPWNRKEIQRPPRYKGVGTALLRYARLRSVELGYGGRIGLRLHSLPTAERFYENQNMLNLGIDEEYENLTYFEYGMLRLQE, from the coding sequence GTGCAGCTACAAATTCAATTAAATCGAGGTACAGATAACTCACCAGTTAACGCCAATCTTATTGAATTATCTCAAAAGCACATCCATGATTATGAAAACTTATGGCGCGAACAGTTGCGAGTTTTTCAAGCAGAAGATAAGTTTTGGGATTGGTTATTTAAACTGGGATATATTACCAAACAAGACAACCAAGAAGGGTATGCACTGGAATCTGAAGGTTGTACTCAAGGGTTAATGATGATGGAAACTCAATTACACGGTTCACGCTCTGCAATTGGGCAAAGATTAGTATATATTCAGTACATTACCTCTGCTCCTTGGAATCGTAAAGAAATACAACGTCCACCACGATATAAAGGTGTAGGGACTGCATTATTGAGATATGCACGACTCAGAAGTGTAGAGTTAGGTTATGGTGGAAGAATTGGACTACGACTACATTCACTTCCAACTGCGGAACGATTTTATGAAAACCAAAATATGCTCAATCTTGGTATTGATGAAGAATACGAGAATCTTACATACTTTGAATATGGTATGTTACGACTACAAGAATAA
- a CDS encoding DUF29 family protein encodes MEELLELRQLLEQGKIPEALLLVDELEEMSLSDKINKIDSYGVILLIHLIKQKAEKRSTRSSEISIENAVREINKINKRRKSGGVYLNQTELLEILQQGYQVSLKRAALEAYEGRYETEELAAMVEEQEVLSHALELIQK; translated from the coding sequence ATGGAAGAATTATTAGAACTCAGACAACTTCTAGAACAAGGTAAAATTCCTGAAGCTTTACTATTGGTGGATGAATTAGAAGAAATGAGCCTCAGTGATAAAATCAATAAAATTGATAGTTACGGCGTAATTCTACTTATTCATTTAATTAAACAAAAAGCTGAAAAACGTTCTACCCGTTCTTCGGAAATATCTATTGAAAATGCAGTGAGAGAAATCAATAAAATTAACAAACGCCGCAAATCTGGTGGTGTTTACTTGAATCAAACAGAATTATTGGAAATTCTCCAACAAGGATATCAAGTATCACTAAAAAGAGCGGCGCTAGAAGCTTATGAGGGACGTTATGAAACTGAAGAATTAGCAGCTATGGTAGAAGAACAAGAAGTATTAAGTCATGCTTTGGAATTAATTCAAAAATAG
- a CDS encoding 2-isopropylmalate synthase, whose product MRNQADRIIIFDTTLRDGEQCPGATLNIDEKLIIAKQLARLGVDIIEAGFAFASPGDFEAVKKIAQTIGTEDGPVICSLARAIKADIEAAAEALKPAVHGRIHTFISTSDIHLEYQLRKSRAEVLAIAEEMVAYAKSFMDDVEFSPMDAARTDPEYLYQVLERAIAAGATTVNIPDTVGYTTPSEFGDMIKGIIENVPNIDQAIISVHGHNDLGLAVANFLEAVKNGARQLECTINGIGERAGNAALEELVMALHVRRQYFNPFLGRSENSEAPLTNIDTKQIYKTSRLVSSLTGMLVQPNKAIVGANAFAHESGIHQDGVLKNKLTYEIMDAQLIGLTDNQIVLGKHSGRNAFGTRLKELGFELSETELNKAFVRFKELADKKKEISDWDLEAIVNDEIQQSPALFQVELVQVSCGSNAKPTATVTLRTPDGGELTDAAIGTGPVDAVYKAINRVVNVPNDLIEFSVQSVTGGIDALGEVTIRLKYESRVFSGHAANTDIIVASAQAYVNALNRLYAALQQQAKEEVTA is encoded by the coding sequence ATGAGGAATCAAGCAGACAGAATTATCATTTTTGATACGACACTGCGAGATGGAGAACAGTGTCCAGGAGCGACATTAAACATTGACGAAAAGCTGATTATTGCCAAGCAATTAGCGCGTCTGGGTGTGGATATTATTGAAGCTGGTTTTGCCTTTGCAAGTCCTGGAGATTTTGAGGCAGTTAAGAAAATTGCCCAAACTATAGGTACAGAAGATGGCCCTGTAATTTGTAGTTTGGCTAGGGCAATTAAAGCAGATATCGAAGCGGCAGCAGAAGCATTAAAACCAGCAGTTCATGGCAGAATTCACACCTTTATTTCTACTTCTGATATTCACTTAGAGTATCAACTGCGGAAGTCAAGAGCAGAAGTGTTAGCGATCGCAGAGGAAATGGTAGCCTATGCTAAATCCTTCATGGATGATGTCGAATTTTCACCAATGGATGCGGCTCGTACTGATCCAGAATACCTTTATCAAGTATTAGAGAGAGCGATCGCAGCTGGTGCAACAACAGTTAACATTCCTGACACCGTAGGTTACACCACACCCAGCGAATTTGGGGACATGATTAAAGGCATTATCGAAAATGTCCCCAACATCGACCAAGCCATTATTTCCGTTCACGGCCATAACGATTTAGGTTTAGCTGTTGCTAACTTCTTAGAAGCCGTTAAAAATGGTGCAAGGCAATTAGAATGTACCATCAACGGTATTGGTGAACGGGCAGGAAATGCGGCTTTAGAAGAATTGGTCATGGCACTGCACGTCCGCAGACAATACTTTAACCCCTTCTTAGGACGGTCTGAAAATTCCGAAGCACCCCTGACAAATATTGACACCAAACAAATTTATAAAACTTCACGTCTTGTTTCTAGCTTAACGGGAATGTTGGTGCAACCAAATAAAGCCATTGTCGGGGCTAATGCCTTTGCACACGAGTCTGGTATTCACCAAGATGGAGTCTTGAAAAACAAGCTCACCTATGAGATTATGGATGCTCAATTGATTGGTTTGACAGACAATCAAATTGTCTTGGGCAAACATTCTGGGAGAAATGCTTTTGGTACTCGCTTGAAAGAATTGGGCTTTGAACTGTCAGAAACCGAATTAAATAAAGCCTTCGTCAGATTCAAAGAATTAGCGGATAAAAAGAAAGAAATCTCAGATTGGGATTTGGAAGCCATTGTTAACGATGAAATCCAACAATCACCTGCTTTGTTTCAGGTAGAGTTAGTTCAGGTTTCTTGCGGTAGCAACGCCAAACCCACGGCTACAGTTACTCTTCGCACCCCCGACGGGGGAGAATTAACCGATGCAGCTATCGGTACAGGCCCAGTAGATGCAGTTTATAAAGCCATCAATCGGGTGGTGAATGTACCTAACGACTTGATTGAATTCTCTGTACAATCGGTTACAGGAGGAATTGATGCTCTTGGGGAAGTAACCATCCGCTTGAAATATGAATCGCGTGTTTTTTCAGGTCATGCAGCCAACACCGATATCATTGTGGCATCAGCTCAGGCTTACGTAAATGCACTGAATAGGTTGTATGCAGCATTGCAACAACAAGCCAAGGAAGAGGTGACAGCATAG
- a CDS encoding NYN domain-containing protein has product MGSPMNRLSIFVDGNNMFYAQQKNGWFFDPRRVLEYFKNEQSETTLINAFWYTGLKDPQDQRGFRDALISLGYTVRTKILKEYYDDVSGRYSQKANLDIEIVVDMFNTVDQYDRVVLFSGDGDFERAIELLRSKNTHITVVSTEGMIARELRNATDRYIDLNDIRDQIEKTEG; this is encoded by the coding sequence ATGGGTTCTCCAATGAATCGTCTGTCTATTTTTGTAGATGGAAACAATATGTTCTATGCTCAACAAAAAAATGGCTGGTTTTTTGACCCGCGACGAGTGTTAGAATACTTCAAAAACGAGCAATCAGAAACGACATTGATTAATGCTTTCTGGTACACGGGATTAAAAGATCCACAAGATCAACGTGGTTTTCGAGATGCGCTAATTAGCCTGGGATATACAGTACGCACTAAAATTCTCAAAGAATACTATGATGATGTCTCTGGTCGTTACTCGCAAAAAGCGAATTTAGATATTGAAATTGTTGTAGATATGTTTAATACAGTAGACCAGTATGACAGAGTTGTCTTATTCAGCGGAGATGGCGATTTTGAAAGAGCTATAGAACTATTACGCTCAAAAAATACGCATATAACAGTTGTATCGACAGAAGGAATGATAGCTAGAGAGTTACGTAATGCTACTGATAGATATATAGACTTGAATGATATTAGAGACCAAATAGAAAAAACGGAAGGTTAG